Proteins encoded together in one Telopea speciosissima isolate NSW1024214 ecotype Mountain lineage chromosome 6, Tspe_v1, whole genome shotgun sequence window:
- the LOC122666283 gene encoding chalcone synthase 2-like, with product MGSVGDIYQAQRAKGPATVLAIGTANPSHVIYQTGFPDYYFRTTKSEHKVELNEKFKRICEKSCITKRHTFLTEEKLEGNPQLYNPTAASLDARQDIMVAEVPKLAMEAATKAINEWGQPKSKITHIVFTTISGIDAPGVDFQLIRLLGLSPTIRRVMMYHLGCYGGGSVLRVAKDLAENNKGARVLVVCSELNSISGFTGPNIADLHGLLGQAIFGDGSAALIVGADPDMSVERPLFQLFSTSSTILPDSEEMVTAHLRQSGLAINLSRDVAKTIAANLEKCLVEAFSKIGISDWNSIFWVSHPGGPAILDLIEYTLRLKQEKLKASRKVLSEFGNMSSPTVLFILDEMRKKSMEEGKTTTGEGFDWGVLLGFGPGLTVESVVLRSAPIGSNN from the exons ATGGGATCAGTTGGAGACATCTACCAAGCACAGCGTGCCAAGGGACCAGCCACAGTGCTGGCCATCGGCACAGCCAATCCATCACATGTCATTTACCAGACTGGCTTCCCAGACTACTACTTCAGAACCACAAAGAGTGAGCACAAGGTCGAGTTGAATGAGAAGTTCAAGAGAATTT GTGAAAAATCTTGTATTACAAAACGCCACACCTTCTTAACAGAAGAAAAGCTAGAAGGAAATCCCCAACTATACAACCCCACTGCTGCAAGCCTAGATGCAAGGCAAGATATTATGGTGGCTGAAGTACCTAAGTTAGCCATGGAAGCTGCAACCAAAGCCATTAACGAATGGGGCCAACCCAAATCAAAGATCACACACATTGTATTCACTACCATTTCTGGTATTGATGCACCTGGTGTGGACTTTCAACTCATCAGACTTCTTGGCCTTTCCCCAACTATCCGTCGCGTAATGATGTATCACTTAGGTTGCTATGGTGGTGGCTCTGTGCTTCGTGTTGCTAAAGATCTTGCTGAGAACAATAAAGGTGCTCGTGTCCTTGTGGTTTGCTCAGAATTAAATTCTATTAGTGGCTTTACTGGACCAAATATTGCAGATTTGCATGGTCTATTAGGGCAAGCAATCTTTGGAGATGGTTCTGCAGCTTTAATAGTTGGTGCTGATCCTGACATGTCTGTTGAGCGTCCATTGTTCCAACTCTTCTCAACAAGTTCTACTATTCTTCCAGACTCAGAAGAGATGGTTACAGCTCATTTACGTCAATCAGGTCTGGCAATAAATTTGTCTAGAGATGTGGCGAAAACTATTGCTGCAAATCTTGAGAAATGTTTGGTGGAAGCATTTAGCAAGATTGGTATTAGTGATTGGAATTCTATCTTTTGGGTAAGTCACCCTGGTGGTCCAGCAATTTTAGACTTGATTGAATATACACTTAGGTTGAAGCAAGAGAAATTGAAGGCATCAAGGAAAGTGTTGAGTGAGTTTGGAAATATGTCTAGCCCTACAGTGTTGTTTATTTTGGATGAGATGAGGAAGAAATCTatggaagaaggaaaaacaacaACTGGTGAGGGTTTTGATTGGGGTgtgctattagggtttggaccaGGTTTGACTGTAGAGAGTGTTGTGTTGCGAAGCGCCCCTATTGGTTCAAACAATTAA